The bacterium genome has a window encoding:
- the accC gene encoding acetyl-CoA carboxylase biotin carboxylase subunit: MFRKILIANRGEIALRIIRACKELGIRTVAVYSEADRDSLHVRFADEDVCIGPPPARESYLNIPRIIAAAEVTGADAIHPGYGFLAENAEFAEICEHSDITFIGPTAEQIRLMGDKAVARRTMASVGVPTVPGSEGAVANVDEGLEIAREIGFPVLIKAAAGGGGKGMRVAADEASFASQFQMAQREAQAAFGDPSVYLERYLSRPRHIEIQVLGDKHGRVVHLGERDCSIQRRHQKLIEEAPSPALTPELRQAMGEAAVRGASAIGYVSAGTIEFLLDEDGQFYFMEMNTRIQVEHPVTEMVTGVDLIKEQIRIAAGERMSIPEGETLKLRGHAIECRINAEDPSRNFQPSPGTITIFHPPGGPGVRVDTHVYGGYRVPPYYDSLIGKLIVHGNTREEALARMRFALESFIIEGVHTTIPFLLELIQEPEFVAGNVDTKYLERRMAERAAAGT; the protein is encoded by the coding sequence ATGTTTCGAAAGATCCTGATCGCGAACCGGGGTGAGATCGCCCTGCGGATCATCCGTGCCTGCAAGGAGCTGGGGATCCGGACGGTGGCGGTGTACAGCGAAGCGGACCGCGACTCGCTGCACGTGCGGTTCGCCGACGAGGACGTGTGCATCGGGCCGCCGCCGGCGCGGGAGAGCTACCTGAACATCCCGCGGATCATCGCGGCGGCAGAGGTGACCGGAGCGGACGCGATCCACCCGGGCTACGGTTTCCTCGCGGAGAACGCAGAGTTCGCGGAGATCTGCGAGCACTCGGACATCACGTTCATCGGTCCGACGGCGGAGCAGATCCGGCTGATGGGCGACAAAGCGGTGGCGCGCCGTACGATGGCATCCGTCGGCGTGCCGACGGTGCCGGGTAGCGAGGGCGCGGTGGCGAACGTGGACGAGGGGCTCGAGATCGCGCGCGAGATCGGCTTCCCGGTGCTGATCAAGGCGGCGGCGGGGGGCGGCGGGAAAGGCATGCGCGTGGCGGCGGACGAGGCGAGCTTCGCGTCCCAATTCCAGATGGCCCAGCGCGAGGCGCAGGCCGCGTTCGGCGACCCGTCGGTGTACCTGGAACGCTATCTCTCGCGGCCGCGGCACATCGAGATCCAGGTCCTGGGCGACAAGCACGGGCGCGTGGTGCACCTCGGCGAGCGCGACTGCTCCATCCAGCGGCGCCACCAGAAACTCATCGAAGAGGCGCCCTCGCCCGCGTTGACGCCGGAGCTGCGGCAGGCGATGGGCGAGGCGGCGGTCAGGGGCGCGTCGGCGATCGGCTACGTCTCGGCCGGGACCATCGAGTTCCTGCTGGACGAGGACGGCCAGTTCTACTTCATGGAGATGAACACCCGCATCCAGGTCGAGCACCCGGTCACCGAGATGGTGACGGGCGTGGACCTGATCAAGGAGCAGATCCGGATCGCGGCGGGTGAGCGGATGTCGATCCCGGAAGGCGAGACGCTGAAGCTGCGGGGCCATGCGATCGAGTGCCGCATCAACGCGGAGGACCCGTCGCGCAACTTCCAGCCGAGCCCGGGCACGATCACGATCTTCCATCCGCCGGGCGGTCCGGGCGTGCGGGTGGACACGCACGTGTACGGGGGCTACCGCGTTCCGCCGTACTACGATTCGCTGATCGGGAAGTTGATCGTGCACGGCAACACGCGGGAAGAGGCGCTGGCGCGGATGCGCTTCGCGCTCGAGTCGTTCATCATCGAGGGCGTGCACACGACGATCCCGTTCCTGCTGGAGCTGATCCAGGAGCCGGAGTTCGTGGCGGGCAACGTGGACACGAAGTACCTCGAGCGTCGGATGGCGGAAAGGGCGGCGGCGGGGACGTGA
- a CDS encoding 2-phosphosulfolactate phosphatase, producing the protein MRINVYFTPAELGASDLAGRTAVVIDVLRATSTLVEALANGARSVFPAQTTDEAVRLAQALGREDVLLCGERRGLKIPGFDLGNSPREFTAERVAGKVLVMSTTNGTPALAACAGAKRVLVASLLNLGAVVEELAAAGEDVEIVCAGREKRFALEDALCAGMIAAGLRSRLGRAPRTNDAAFVALALARRAAGQPERWLARSAGGRQLREIGLGEDVAYCAAVDRHAVLPRLKERQVSL; encoded by the coding sequence GTGAGGATCAACGTGTACTTCACGCCCGCCGAGCTGGGTGCGAGCGACCTGGCGGGGCGGACGGCGGTGGTGATCGACGTGCTGCGGGCGACGAGCACGCTGGTCGAAGCGCTCGCGAACGGGGCGCGCAGCGTCTTTCCCGCGCAGACGACGGACGAAGCCGTACGGCTGGCCCAGGCGTTGGGCCGTGAGGATGTGCTGCTGTGTGGGGAGCGGCGGGGCTTGAAGATCCCCGGCTTCGACCTCGGCAACTCTCCGCGTGAGTTCACGGCAGAGCGTGTCGCGGGGAAGGTTCTCGTGATGTCGACGACGAACGGGACACCCGCGCTGGCGGCGTGCGCGGGTGCGAAGCGGGTCCTGGTCGCGTCGCTGCTGAACCTGGGTGCGGTGGTGGAGGAGCTGGCCGCCGCGGGTGAGGACGTGGAGATCGTGTGCGCGGGACGCGAGAAGCGGTTCGCGCTCGAGGATGCGCTGTGTGCGGGAATGATCGCTGCGGGTTTGCGCTCGCGTCTGGGGCGCGCGCCGCGGACGAACGATGCCGCCTTCGTGGCGTTGGCGCTGGCGCGCCGTGCAGCCGGGCAGCCGGAGCGGTGGCTGGCGCGCTCGGCCGGGGGACGCCAGTTGCGGGAGATCGGGCTCGGCGAGGACGTGGCGTACTGCGCGGCTGTGGACCGGCACGCCGTGTTGCCGAGGCTGAAGGAGCGGCAGGTTTCGCTGTAG
- a CDS encoding cell division protein FtsK, which translates to MLSEAQRRELLGVGLLALTVLLGLSLVPLSLLGEGAEAAFPRGNIMGGLGALFSRWGFRALGAGLPFVVVVPALAGAGCFGWLERETAIRWSALALGLALLVPTGAALIRLDGRDPWLDAVPPGAGWAGVALGAPLSAALGPIGAMIVLGFLFVALSVGTIGWNPARAAAVGGWRAARRLASAVRLPRPPGPAPRRRRREPERPVEPSDEPAPAVAVAPAPPALEEEEEKEKRKKEKKEQRAERGRKAAAEAEPVLEDPGHPGSEDLPPLDLLTPQPPRSSSLSDEELDRLGQVVIDTLRTFKVEGRIGGRTTGPVVTQFEVIPAPGVKVNKIAALDADLALALKAPSVRIVAPIPGKGAVGVEVPNPEPEVVMLRDLLETAAFQRSRGNLPLALGRDLTGKPYVADLARMPHLLIAGATGSGKSVCINTIITSLIYRHTPRSLRLLLIDPKMVELSMYRDLPHLRHPVVTDPKDAATVLKWAVLEMERRYELLSENGARSILEFNRRVEAGQTLRRVQPVGEEGDPDRWIYTDGPLPYIVIVVDELADLMLAVQAEIEKPLAQLAQKARAIGIHLIVATQRPSVNVITGLIKANFPCRIAFRVSSKVDSRTILDQNGADALLGNGDMLFLPPGQSDPVRIQGAFLTTEDTERLMQWYRGRAAERPAAEDDILEVVRALEAEQESEDAELALLEERDPLFRQAAEICIQFRQGSTSLLQRRLRIGYGRAARIIDQLHQAGILGPPDGSKPREVLVGLDALDSLLGE; encoded by the coding sequence ATGCTTTCCGAAGCGCAGAGACGGGAGCTGCTGGGCGTCGGGCTTCTGGCGCTCACGGTGCTGCTCGGTCTGAGCCTGGTTCCGCTGTCGCTCCTGGGGGAGGGCGCGGAGGCAGCGTTCCCACGGGGGAACATCATGGGCGGGCTGGGCGCCCTGTTCTCGCGGTGGGGGTTCCGCGCGCTGGGCGCGGGTCTGCCGTTCGTCGTCGTCGTGCCGGCGCTGGCCGGTGCGGGCTGCTTCGGCTGGCTGGAGCGGGAGACGGCGATCCGATGGAGCGCGCTGGCCCTGGGCCTGGCGTTGCTGGTGCCCACGGGCGCCGCGCTGATCCGGCTCGACGGGCGGGACCCGTGGCTGGACGCGGTGCCGCCCGGCGCGGGCTGGGCGGGTGTGGCGCTGGGCGCGCCGCTGTCGGCCGCCCTGGGTCCGATCGGCGCGATGATCGTGCTCGGGTTCCTCTTCGTCGCGTTGAGCGTGGGCACGATCGGGTGGAACCCGGCCCGGGCCGCGGCGGTGGGCGGTTGGCGAGCGGCGCGGCGGCTCGCGAGCGCTGTGCGGCTCCCGCGCCCCCCGGGGCCGGCGCCGCGGCGGCGCCGGCGGGAGCCGGAGCGCCCCGTGGAGCCGTCGGACGAGCCGGCGCCCGCCGTCGCTGTGGCGCCGGCCCCGCCGGCTCTGGAGGAGGAGGAAGAGAAGGAAAAGAGAAAGAAAGAAAAGAAAGAGCAGCGGGCGGAGCGCGGCCGGAAGGCTGCGGCCGAAGCGGAGCCGGTGCTGGAGGACCCGGGGCATCCGGGCTCGGAGGACCTGCCACCGCTCGACCTGCTCACACCGCAGCCGCCGCGCTCCTCATCGCTCAGCGATGAGGAACTGGACCGGCTCGGCCAGGTCGTGATCGACACGCTGCGGACCTTCAAGGTGGAGGGCCGCATCGGCGGGCGTACCACCGGTCCGGTGGTCACCCAGTTCGAGGTCATCCCGGCGCCGGGCGTGAAGGTCAACAAGATCGCGGCGCTGGATGCCGACCTCGCCCTTGCCCTGAAGGCGCCCAGCGTGCGGATCGTCGCACCCATCCCGGGCAAGGGTGCGGTGGGGGTGGAGGTGCCCAACCCCGAACCGGAGGTCGTGATGCTGCGGGACCTGCTGGAGACGGCGGCGTTCCAGCGGAGCCGCGGCAACCTCCCCCTCGCCCTGGGGCGCGACCTCACGGGCAAGCCGTACGTCGCCGATCTCGCCCGCATGCCCCACCTGCTGATCGCGGGCGCGACGGGCTCCGGCAAGTCCGTCTGCATCAACACCATCATCACGAGTCTCATCTACCGCCACACGCCGCGGTCGCTGCGTCTGCTGCTGATCGACCCGAAGATGGTCGAGCTCAGCATGTACCGGGACCTGCCACACCTGCGTCACCCGGTGGTGACCGACCCGAAGGACGCAGCCACCGTCCTGAAGTGGGCCGTGCTGGAGATGGAGCGGCGCTACGAGCTGCTCTCGGAGAACGGCGCGCGCTCGATCCTGGAGTTCAACCGGCGAGTCGAGGCCGGCCAGACGCTGCGACGGGTGCAGCCGGTGGGCGAAGAAGGCGACCCGGACCGGTGGATCTACACGGATGGCCCGCTGCCCTACATCGTGATCGTGGTGGACGAGCTGGCGGACCTGATGCTCGCCGTCCAGGCGGAGATCGAGAAGCCGCTGGCGCAGCTCGCGCAGAAGGCGCGCGCCATCGGGATCCACCTCATCGTGGCGACGCAGCGGCCCAGCGTGAACGTCATCACGGGCCTCATCAAGGCGAACTTCCCGTGCCGGATCGCCTTCCGGGTGAGTTCGAAGGTGGACTCGCGGACGATCCTGGACCAGAACGGCGCGGATGCACTGCTCGGCAACGGGGACATGCTGTTCCTGCCTCCGGGGCAGTCCGACCCGGTCCGGATTCAGGGCGCGTTCCTGACGACGGAGGACACCGAGCGGCTCATGCAGTGGTACCGCGGGCGCGCGGCGGAGCGTCCGGCTGCCGAGGACGACATCCTCGAGGTGGTCCGGGCGCTGGAGGCGGAGCAGGAGAGCGAGGACGCGGAGCTCGCGCTGTTGGAGGAGCGGGACCCGCTGTTCCGTCAGGCGGCCGAGATCTGCATCCAGTTCCGACAGGGTTCGACCTCGCTGCTGCAGCGTCGCCTTCGGATCGGGTACGGCCGTGCGGCGCGGATCATTGACCAGCTCCACCAGGCGGGCATCCTCGGGCCGCCGGACGGCTCGAAGCCGCGTGAGGTCCTGGTGGGGCTGGACGCTCTCGACTCGCTGCTCGGCGAGTGA
- a CDS encoding 30S ribosomal protein S12 methylthiotransferase RimO → MTRPSRTSRSLPVLNPPAPGPTVAAAANGARIAVVTLGCDKNTVDSERMQAWLAGAGARVGEEVDGADVVIINTCGFIDIAKEESIEALLDAARLKAEGRVKAVVATGCLVQRYKEELAAELPEVDLFLGLTEAGRIVEELRARGFLDTSAAVVPMMERPLRLLSRRRRHTSFLKISEGCDHACAFCAIPLMRGKHRSVPIEQLVREAQELEAAGVVELGLISQDTTWYGRDLARHAADTTATPPLSGHAADGEDGFFVGRPFARMAGVDATLLGNTAAHAPASPVSGNGGRERGGPRTGRLCELLEALLRETAIPWFRLFYMYPSGIQRDLVELMAREPRIVPYLDMPIQHGSDAVLKRMRRPERRATILERVRWLREAVPDLALRTTVIVGFPGETEADFEALLELLEEVRFDHVGAFAYSAEEGTPAAEMPDQVPDEVKRERLERLEEVQRGITLERNEAQIGRELVVLVDRSASENGAGVAVGRSTRDAVEVDGVMLIRGAPDVRPGEFVRVRVTGADEHELTGDFVEKVR, encoded by the coding sequence ATGACTCGACCGAGTCGTACCAGCCGCTCCCTCCCCGTGTTGAACCCGCCGGCCCCGGGGCCGACTGTCGCGGCCGCGGCGAACGGCGCGCGCATCGCAGTGGTCACGCTGGGCTGCGACAAGAACACCGTGGACAGCGAACGGATGCAGGCGTGGCTGGCCGGCGCGGGCGCGCGCGTGGGCGAGGAGGTGGACGGCGCGGATGTGGTGATCATCAACACGTGCGGCTTCATCGACATCGCGAAGGAAGAATCCATCGAGGCCCTGCTCGACGCGGCGCGGCTCAAGGCAGAGGGGCGGGTGAAGGCGGTGGTCGCCACGGGCTGCCTGGTGCAGCGCTACAAGGAGGAGCTGGCCGCGGAGCTGCCGGAGGTGGACCTGTTCCTCGGCCTGACGGAGGCGGGGCGCATCGTCGAGGAGCTGCGTGCGCGAGGCTTCCTGGACACCAGCGCTGCGGTCGTGCCGATGATGGAGCGGCCGCTGCGGCTGCTCTCACGGCGGCGGAGGCACACATCGTTCCTGAAGATCAGCGAGGGTTGCGACCACGCGTGCGCGTTCTGTGCGATCCCGCTGATGCGGGGCAAGCATCGTTCGGTGCCGATCGAGCAGCTCGTGCGCGAGGCACAGGAACTCGAGGCGGCGGGCGTCGTCGAGCTGGGGCTGATCAGTCAGGACACGACGTGGTACGGGCGGGATCTCGCGCGGCACGCAGCGGACACCACGGCCACTCCGCCCCTTTCCGGTCACGCTGCCGACGGAGAGGACGGATTCTTCGTGGGGCGCCCGTTTGCGCGCATGGCGGGCGTGGACGCGACGCTGCTGGGGAACACGGCGGCGCATGCCCCCGCGTCTCCGGTGAGCGGGAACGGCGGGCGTGAGCGGGGTGGGCCGCGGACCGGCCGTCTATGCGAGCTGCTGGAGGCGCTGCTCCGGGAGACGGCGATCCCGTGGTTCCGGCTGTTCTACATGTATCCGTCGGGCATCCAGCGGGACCTGGTGGAGCTGATGGCCCGGGAGCCGCGCATCGTGCCGTACCTGGACATGCCGATCCAGCACGGTTCGGACGCGGTGCTCAAGCGGATGCGGCGGCCCGAGCGCCGCGCCACGATCCTCGAACGTGTGCGGTGGCTGCGCGAGGCGGTGCCGGACCTGGCGCTGCGGACGACGGTGATCGTCGGCTTCCCGGGAGAAACGGAGGCGGACTTCGAGGCGCTGCTCGAGCTGCTCGAAGAGGTCCGGTTCGACCATGTGGGCGCGTTCGCGTACTCGGCGGAGGAGGGCACGCCCGCAGCGGAGATGCCGGACCAGGTGCCGGACGAGGTGAAGCGGGAGCGCCTGGAGCGGCTGGAGGAGGTGCAGCGCGGCATCACGCTGGAGCGGAACGAGGCGCAGATCGGGCGGGAGCTGGTGGTGCTCGTGGACCGGAGCGCTTCGGAAAACGGTGCGGGGGTGGCGGTGGGCCGCTCCACCCGCGACGCCGTGGAGGTGGACGGCGTGATGCTGATCCGCGGCGCCCCGGATGTGCGTCCCGGCGAGTTCGTGCGCGTGCGCGTCACCGGGGCGGACGAGCACGAGCTGACGGGCGACTTCGTCGAGAAGGTGCGATGA
- the hemL gene encoding glutamate-1-semialdehyde-2,1-aminomutase, translating into MIEVASGERSAALFERARRRIPGGVNSPVRAFRAVGGEPFFVGRAAGARLQDVDGREYVDYVLSWGALLLGHADPAVQRAVAEAAARGTSYGAPCALEVELAEAVATLVPSVEMVRFVNSGTEATMSAVRLARAATGRDRVLKFAGCYHGHGDSFLVQAGSGAATLGLPDSPGVPAALAALTLSVPFNDGEAVEAAFRQWGDEIACVIVEPIVGNAGFIPPAPGFLELLRRVTREHGALLIFDEVMTGFRVAAGGAQERFGIEPDLTTLGKVIGGGLPVGAYGGRRELMELVAPAGPVYQAGTLSGNPLAMAAGLVQLRAVMDRRPHAELEARARRLVEGLLDRARELGVPMWGGAAGAMWGFHFVEGPVRDFDDARRADTALFARFFRACLARGVFLPPSPFEACFLSLAHTDADIDFTLEQVGAALREAVG; encoded by the coding sequence ATGATCGAGGTGGCGAGTGGCGAGCGGAGCGCGGCGTTGTTCGAGCGCGCCCGGCGGCGGATCCCGGGGGGAGTGAACTCGCCGGTCCGTGCATTCCGCGCGGTGGGCGGCGAGCCGTTCTTCGTGGGCCGTGCCGCGGGTGCGCGGCTCCAGGACGTGGACGGGCGCGAGTACGTGGACTACGTGCTGAGCTGGGGCGCGTTGCTGCTGGGGCACGCGGACCCGGCAGTGCAGCGCGCGGTGGCGGAGGCGGCGGCGCGCGGCACGAGCTACGGGGCGCCGTGCGCGCTGGAGGTGGAGCTGGCAGAGGCCGTGGCGACGCTGGTGCCGTCCGTCGAGATGGTGCGGTTCGTCAACAGCGGCACGGAGGCCACGATGTCGGCCGTGCGCCTCGCGCGCGCCGCGACGGGACGCGACCGCGTGCTCAAGTTCGCAGGCTGCTACCACGGCCACGGGGACAGCTTCCTGGTGCAGGCGGGCAGCGGCGCGGCCACGCTGGGGCTGCCGGACTCGCCGGGCGTGCCGGCCGCGCTGGCCGCATTGACGCTCAGTGTGCCGTTCAACGACGGCGAAGCGGTGGAGGCCGCGTTCCGTCAGTGGGGCGACGAGATCGCCTGCGTGATCGTGGAGCCGATCGTGGGGAACGCGGGGTTCATCCCGCCCGCCCCCGGGTTCCTGGAGCTGCTCCGGCGTGTGACGCGCGAGCACGGCGCGCTGCTCATCTTCGACGAGGTGATGACGGGGTTCCGGGTGGCAGCGGGCGGAGCGCAGGAGCGTTTCGGCATCGAGCCGGACCTGACGACGCTCGGCAAGGTGATCGGCGGCGGGCTGCCGGTGGGCGCGTACGGCGGGCGGCGCGAGCTGATGGAGTTGGTGGCGCCCGCGGGCCCGGTCTACCAGGCGGGAACGTTGTCGGGCAACCCCCTGGCCATGGCGGCCGGCTTGGTGCAGCTCCGGGCGGTCATGGACCGGCGTCCGCACGCGGAGCTGGAGGCGCGGGCGCGGCGGCTGGTGGAAGGGCTGCTGGACCGGGCGCGTGAGCTCGGTGTGCCGATGTGGGGAGGCGCCGCGGGGGCGATGTGGGGCTTCCACTTCGTGGAAGGGCCGGTCCGGGACTTCGATGACGCCCGGCGCGCCGACACCGCGCTGTTCGCGCGGTTCTTCCGGGCGTGCCTGGCGCGGGGCGTGTTCCTTCCGCCGTCGCCGTTCGAGGCGTGCTTCCTGTCGCTGGCCCACACGGACGCGGACATCGACTTCACGCTGGAGCAGGTGGGCGCCGCGCTGCGGGAGGCGGTGGGATGA